From a region of the Ovis aries strain OAR_USU_Benz2616 breed Rambouillet chromosome 2, ARS-UI_Ramb_v3.0, whole genome shotgun sequence genome:
- the NXPH2 gene encoding neurexophilin-2, with product MRLRPLPLVVVPGLLQLLFCDSEKVVHATEGLDWEDKDAAGTLVGNVVHSRIINPLRLFVKQSPVPKPGHLAYADSMENFWDWLANITEVQEPLARTKRRPIVKTGKFKKMFGWGDFHSNIKTVKLNLLITGKIVDHGNGTFSVYFRHNSTGLGNVSVSLVPPSKVVEFEVSPQSTLETKESKSFNCRIEYEKTDRAKKTALCNFDPSKICYQEQTQSHVSWLCSKPFKVICIYIAFYSVDYKLVQKVCPDYNYHSETPYLSSG from the coding sequence CTGTTTTGTGACAGTGAGAAGGTGGTGCACGCCACGGAGGGACTGGATTGGGAAGACAAAGATGCCGCAGGGACCCTGGTGGGTAATGTGGTGCACTCGCGGATCATCAACCCTCTGCGCCTGTTTGTTAAACAGTCTCCAGTCCCCAAGCCTGGACACTTGGCCTATGCAGACAGCATGGAGAACTTTTGGGATTGGCTGGCCAACATCACGGAGGTTCAGGAACCATTGGCAAGAACTAAAAGGAGGCCAATAGTGAAAAcaggaaaatttaagaaaatgtttggaTGGGGTGACTTCCATTCCAACATTAAAACTGTGAAACTCAACCTCCTCATCACGGGGAAAATCGTTGACCATGGTAATGGAACCTTCAGTGTTTATTTCCGACATAATTCCACCGGCCTGGGTAACGTTTCAGTGAGTTTGGTACCCCCCTCCAAAGTGGTGGAGTTTGAAGTTTCCCCGCAGTCTACCTTGGAGACCAAGGAATCCAAGTCTTTCAACTGTCGCATTGAGTATGAAAAAACAGATCGGGCCAAGAAGACCGCCCTGTGCAATTTTGACCCATCCAAGATCTGCTACCAGGAGCAGACTCAGAGTCATGTATCCTGGTTGTGTTCCAAGCCCTTCAAGGTCATTTGCATCTACATTGCCTTTTACAGTGTTGATTATAAACTTGTGCAAAAGGTCTGTCCTGACTACAATTACCATAGCGAGACTCCCTACTTATCTTCTGGCTGA